A single Cucumis melo cultivar AY chromosome 4, USDA_Cmelo_AY_1.0, whole genome shotgun sequence DNA region contains:
- the LOC103486735 gene encoding pre-mRNA-splicing factor RSE1 isoform X1: MAVSEEECSSAKSRSSSSTSSSTYYLAKCVLRGSVVLQVLYGHIRSPSSLDVVFGKETSIELVVIGEDGVVQSVCEQAVFGTIKDMAILPWNERFRPSYTQTLGKDLLIVISDSGKLSFLSFCNKMHRFLPMTHIQLSNPGNSRNQIGRMLASDSSGCFIAASAYENCLALFSTSISAGSDIVDKRITYPPDSEGDSVAPRSMQKASICGTIWSMCFISKDRGHLTQDNNPILAVLLNRRGAILNELLLLGWNVREQTIHVVCQFLEDGPLAYEVVEVPQSYGFALLFRVGDALLMDLRDAHSPCCVYRIGLHFPPNVEQNFIEESYRVQDADDEGLFNVAACALLELRDYDPMCIDSDDGSLNTNQNHVCSWSWEPGNNRNRRMIFCMDTGDLFMIEMNFDSDGLKVNQSACLYKGQPYKALLWVEGGYLAALVEMGDGMVLKLENGRLTYANPIQNIAPILDMSVVDKHDEKQDQMFACCGMAPEGSLRIIRNGISVENLLRTSPIYQGITSIWTIKMKLSDAYHSYLVLSFVEETRVLSVGLSFIDVTDSVGFQSDTCTLACGLLDDGLLVQIYQNAVRVCLPTKIAHSEGIELSSPACTSWFPDNIGISLGAVGHNVIVVSTSNPCFLFILGVRKVSGYDYQIYEKQYLRLQNELSCISIPEKHFAKRESNFPMNSVENSIMSALLNEVSCDTIIVIGTHRPSVEILSFVPSIGLTVLASGTISLMNILGNAVSGCIPQDVRLVLVDRFYILTGLRNGMLLRFEWPHTTMMNSSDIPHTAVPFLLSCSDSFSKEFHNADILEKHEDEIPSSLQLIAIRRIGITPVFLVPLTDRLDSDIIALSDRPWLLHSARHSLSYTSISFQPSTHVTPVCSADCPSGLLFVAESSLHLVEMVHTKRLNVQKFHLGGTPRKVLYHSESKLLLVMRTQLINDTSSSDICCVDPLSGSILSSYKLEIGETGKSMELVRNGNEQVLVVGTSLSSGPAIMPSGEAESTKGRMIVFCLEHVQNSDTGSMTFCSKAGLSSLQASPFREIVGYATEQLSSSSLCSSPDDASSDGIKLEETEAWHLRVVYSTSLPGMVLAICPYLDRYFLASAGNAFYVCGFPSDSFQRVKRFAVGRTRFMITSLTAHVNRIAVGDCRDGILFFSYQEDAKKLEQIYSDPSQRLVADCTLLDVDTAVVSDRKGSIAILSCSDRLEDNASPECNLTLNCAYYMGEIAMTLRKGSFSYKLPADDLLRGCAGPGSDFDSSHNTIIASTLLGSIVIFTPLSRDEYELLEAVQAKLAVHPLTSPILGNDHYEYRSRENPIGVPKILDGDILTQFLELTSMQQELVLSSSVGPLSAVKPSSKSMPASIPINQVVQLLERIHYALN; encoded by the exons ATGGCGGTTTCTGAGGAGGAATGTTCATCTGCGAAATCGCGATCTTCATCTTCCACTTCTAGTTCCACGTATTACTTGGCTAAGTGCGTCCTCAGAGGCAGTGTCGTTCTCCAGGTTCTTTACGGTCATATACGCTCTCCGAGCTCTCTCGATGTCGTCTTTGGCAAG GAGACATCCATAGAGTTGGTGGTTATAGGCGAAGATGGCGTTGTACAATCTGTATGTGAGCAGGCCGTGTTTGGCACTATTAAAGATATGGCCATCCTACCATGGAATGAGAGGTTTCGACCGTCATATACACAG ACGCTGGGCAAGGATCTTCTCATTGTAATTTCCGATTCTGGAAAGCTTTCATTTCTCTCATTTTGCAATAAAATGCACAG GTTTCTTCCTATGACACATATTCAACTTTCCAATCCTGGAAATTCAAGGAATCAGATAGGGAGAATGCTGGCCTCAGATTCGAG TGGATGCTTTATTGCTGCTAGTGCATATGAAAATTGTTTGGCTTTATTCTCCACTTCAATATCTGCTGGTAGTGACATCGTTGATAAG AGAATAACTTATCCTCCTGATAGTGAAGGAGATTCAGTTGCTCCTCGAAGCATGCAGAAAGCCAGTATATGTGGTACCATATGGAGTATGTGCTTTATTTCAAAAGATCGTGGGCACCTTACACAGGACAACAATCCTATACTAGCTGTTCTTCTTAATAG GAGAGGAGCGATTTTGAATGAACTGCTATTATTGGGATGGAATGTTAGGGAACAGACTATCCATGTTGTCTGTCAATTTTTGGAAGATGGACCCCTGGCGTATGAGGTTGTTGAAGTTCCTCAATCTTATGGATTTGCACTTCTATTTAGGGTTGGTGATGCTCTCTTGATGGATCTTAGAGACGCTCACAGTCCCTGTTGTGTTTATAGAATTGGCTTACATTTCCCTCCCAACGTGGAACAAAACTTTATTGAAGAGTCATATAGAGTACAAGATGCAGATGACGAAGGACTATTTAATGTAGCTGCATGTGCGCTGCTGGAACTAAGGGATTATGATCCCATGTGCATTGACAGCGATGATGGCAGTTTGAATACAAACCAGAATCATGTGTGCTCTTGGAGTTGGGAACCGGGCAATAATAGAAACCGTAGGATGATTTTCTGTATGGATACAGGAGATCTCTTCATGATAGAAATGAATTTTGACTCTGATGGCCTGAAAGTGAATCAGTCTGCTTGTCTTTACAAAGGTCAACCATACAAGGCTCTTCTGTGGGTTGAAGGTGGATATTTGGCTGCATTAGTGGAAATGGGAGATGGAATGGTCCTGAAATTAGAAAATGGAAGACTGACATATGCAAATCCCATCCAGAACATTGCCCCAATTTTGGATATGTCAGTTGTTGACAAGCATGATGAGAAACAAGACCAAATGTTTGCATGCTGTGGAATGGCACCTGAAGGGTCTTTAAGGATTATTCGAAATGGTATCAGTGTAGAAAATTTGTTGAGGACGTCTCCAATTTACCAAGGTATAACGAGTATATGGACCATTAAAATGAAACTAAGCGATGCTTATCATTCATATTTGGTACTGTCATTTGTTGAAGAGACCCGAGTTCTATCAGTTGGCTTGAGTTTTATTGATGTCACTGATTCAGTTGGTTTCCAGTCTGACACCTGTACTTTGGCATGTGGTCTTTTAGATGATGGTTTATTGgttcaaatatatcaaaatgcAGTAAGGGTATGTTTACCCACCAAGATCGCCCATTCTGAAGGCATTGAATTATCTTCTCCAGCATGCACATCTTGGTTTCCAGATAATATTGGTATAAGCTTGGGAGCAGTTGGACATAATGTGATTGTTGTTTCCACTTCTAACCCTTGCTTCTTATTTATCCTTGGAGTTCGAAAGGTTTCTGGATATGACTATCAAATATATGAAAAGCAATACTTGAGATTGCAGAATGAATTGTCATGCATTTCAATTCCGGAAAAACATTTTGCTAAAAGAGAATCAAATTTTCCTATGAACTCAGTTGAAAATAGCATTATGTCTGCCCTTCTGAATGAGGTGAGTTGTGATACTATTATTGTTATAGGCACCCATAGGCCTTCCGTGGAGATTTTATCTTTTGTTCCCTCTATAGGTCTTACAGTCCTTGCTTCAGGAACTATTTCATTGATGAATATATTAGGGAATGCTGTTAGTGGATGCATTCCCCAAGATGTAAGACTTGTTTTAGTTGACAGGTTTTATATTCTTACGGGGCTCAGGAATGGAATGTTGCTTCGTTTTGAGTGGCCTCATACTACTATGATGAACTCATCTGATATACCTCACACTGCTGTTCCCTTTTTATTGTCTTGTTCCGATTCTTTCAGCAAGGAATTTCATAATGCTGATATATTGGAGAAGCACGAGGATGAAATTCCTTCTAGTCTTCAATTGATTGCTATTCGTCGTATAGGGATCACTCCTGTTTTTCTGGTTCCTTTGACGGATAGGCTGGATTCGGATATAATTGCTCTAAGTGATAGGCCATGGTTATTACATAGTGCTAGACACAGTCTTTCATATACTTCCATATCATTTCAACCGTCAACACATGTAACTCCTGTGTGTTCTGCTGACTGCCCTAGTGGACTACTATTTGTTGCGGAAAGCAGTCTACATTTG GTAGAGATGGTGCATACCAAGAGACTGAATGTGCAGAAATTTCACCTTGGGGGCACCCCAAGGAAGGTCCTATATCACAGTGAGAGCAAATTACTGCTTGTGATGAGGACTCAATTGATTAATGATACATCGTCATCTGACATATGCTGTGTAGACCCTCTTAGTGGGTCAATTTTATCATCTTACAAGCTTGAAATTGGAGAGACAGGAAAATCCATGGAGTTGGTGAGGAATGGAAACGAACAAGTTCTCGTGGTTGGAACAAGCTTGTCTTCTGGTCCTGCCATAATGCCCAGTGGTGAAGCTGAAAG TACCAAGGGTCGGATGATTGTCTTCTGCCTTGAACACGTTCAAAACTCAGATACTGGCTCAATGACTTTTTGTTCAAAGGCAGGATTGTCATCTCTACAAGCCTCACCATTTCGTGAAATTGTTGGATATGCTACAGAACAGTTATCAAGCAGTAGTCTTTGTAGCAGTCCAGATGATGCAAGCTCTGATGGTATAAAACTTGAGGAAACAGAAGCATGGCACTTACGGGTGGTTTATTCAACTTCATTGCCAGGAATGGTTCTTGCTATCTGCCCTTATCTTGATCGATATTTCTTGGCATCTGCTGGTAATGCT TTTTATGTATGTGGTTTCCCAAGTGATAGTTTCCAAAGAGTGAAAAGGTTTGCAGTTGGGAGGACACGTTTTATGATAACATCTCTTACGGCTCATGTTAATAGAATTGCTGTCGGCGATTGTCGTGATGGTATTCTATTTTTCTCTTATCAAGAG GATGCTAAAAAGCTGGAGCAAATTTACTCTGATCCTTCACAGAGGCTAGTTGCTGATTGTACTCTTTTGGATGTTGACACTGCTGTTGTTTCAGATCGTAAGGGAAGCATTGCTATCTTATCATGTTCTGATCGTTTAGAAG ATAATGCAAGTCCGGAATGCAACTTAACGCTGAACTGTGCTTATTACATGGGTGAAATTGCTATGACCTTGAGGAAA GGATCTTTTTCATACAAACTTCCAGCTGATGATTTGTTGAGAGGTTGTGCTGGCCCTGGCTCTGATTTTGACTCATCACACAACACTATTATTGCCAGTACACTATTAGGGAGCATTGTAATCTTCACTCCTTTATCGAG GGATGAGTACGAACTTTTGGAAGCTGTCCAGGCTAAACTTGCAGTTCATCCACTAACTTCCCCAATTTTGGGGAATGATCATTATGAGTATCGTAGCCGTGAAAATCCT ATTGGAGTACCAAAGATACTTGATGGTGATATCCTAACTCAGTTCTTGGAACTTACAAGCATGCAACAAGAGTTGGTATTATCGTCATCTGTTGGCCCACTAAGTGCAGTTAAACCGAGCTCAAAGTCGATGCCGGCATCTATCCCCATCAATCAGGTTGTGCAGCTGCTTGAAAGAATTCACTATGCACTCAATTag
- the LOC103486735 gene encoding pre-mRNA-splicing factor RSE1 isoform X2, producing the protein MTHIQLSNPGNSRNQIGRMLASDSSGCFIAASAYENCLALFSTSISAGSDIVDKRITYPPDSEGDSVAPRSMQKASICGTIWSMCFISKDRGHLTQDNNPILAVLLNRRGAILNELLLLGWNVREQTIHVVCQFLEDGPLAYEVVEVPQSYGFALLFRVGDALLMDLRDAHSPCCVYRIGLHFPPNVEQNFIEESYRVQDADDEGLFNVAACALLELRDYDPMCIDSDDGSLNTNQNHVCSWSWEPGNNRNRRMIFCMDTGDLFMIEMNFDSDGLKVNQSACLYKGQPYKALLWVEGGYLAALVEMGDGMVLKLENGRLTYANPIQNIAPILDMSVVDKHDEKQDQMFACCGMAPEGSLRIIRNGISVENLLRTSPIYQGITSIWTIKMKLSDAYHSYLVLSFVEETRVLSVGLSFIDVTDSVGFQSDTCTLACGLLDDGLLVQIYQNAVRVCLPTKIAHSEGIELSSPACTSWFPDNIGISLGAVGHNVIVVSTSNPCFLFILGVRKVSGYDYQIYEKQYLRLQNELSCISIPEKHFAKRESNFPMNSVENSIMSALLNEVSCDTIIVIGTHRPSVEILSFVPSIGLTVLASGTISLMNILGNAVSGCIPQDVRLVLVDRFYILTGLRNGMLLRFEWPHTTMMNSSDIPHTAVPFLLSCSDSFSKEFHNADILEKHEDEIPSSLQLIAIRRIGITPVFLVPLTDRLDSDIIALSDRPWLLHSARHSLSYTSISFQPSTHVTPVCSADCPSGLLFVAESSLHLVEMVHTKRLNVQKFHLGGTPRKVLYHSESKLLLVMRTQLINDTSSSDICCVDPLSGSILSSYKLEIGETGKSMELVRNGNEQVLVVGTSLSSGPAIMPSGEAESTKGRMIVFCLEHVQNSDTGSMTFCSKAGLSSLQASPFREIVGYATEQLSSSSLCSSPDDASSDGIKLEETEAWHLRVVYSTSLPGMVLAICPYLDRYFLASAGNAFYVCGFPSDSFQRVKRFAVGRTRFMITSLTAHVNRIAVGDCRDGILFFSYQEDAKKLEQIYSDPSQRLVADCTLLDVDTAVVSDRKGSIAILSCSDRLEDNASPECNLTLNCAYYMGEIAMTLRKGSFSYKLPADDLLRGCAGPGSDFDSSHNTIIASTLLGSIVIFTPLSRDEYELLEAVQAKLAVHPLTSPILGNDHYEYRSRENPIGVPKILDGDILTQFLELTSMQQELVLSSSVGPLSAVKPSSKSMPASIPINQVVQLLERIHYALN; encoded by the exons ATGACACATATTCAACTTTCCAATCCTGGAAATTCAAGGAATCAGATAGGGAGAATGCTGGCCTCAGATTCGAG TGGATGCTTTATTGCTGCTAGTGCATATGAAAATTGTTTGGCTTTATTCTCCACTTCAATATCTGCTGGTAGTGACATCGTTGATAAG AGAATAACTTATCCTCCTGATAGTGAAGGAGATTCAGTTGCTCCTCGAAGCATGCAGAAAGCCAGTATATGTGGTACCATATGGAGTATGTGCTTTATTTCAAAAGATCGTGGGCACCTTACACAGGACAACAATCCTATACTAGCTGTTCTTCTTAATAG GAGAGGAGCGATTTTGAATGAACTGCTATTATTGGGATGGAATGTTAGGGAACAGACTATCCATGTTGTCTGTCAATTTTTGGAAGATGGACCCCTGGCGTATGAGGTTGTTGAAGTTCCTCAATCTTATGGATTTGCACTTCTATTTAGGGTTGGTGATGCTCTCTTGATGGATCTTAGAGACGCTCACAGTCCCTGTTGTGTTTATAGAATTGGCTTACATTTCCCTCCCAACGTGGAACAAAACTTTATTGAAGAGTCATATAGAGTACAAGATGCAGATGACGAAGGACTATTTAATGTAGCTGCATGTGCGCTGCTGGAACTAAGGGATTATGATCCCATGTGCATTGACAGCGATGATGGCAGTTTGAATACAAACCAGAATCATGTGTGCTCTTGGAGTTGGGAACCGGGCAATAATAGAAACCGTAGGATGATTTTCTGTATGGATACAGGAGATCTCTTCATGATAGAAATGAATTTTGACTCTGATGGCCTGAAAGTGAATCAGTCTGCTTGTCTTTACAAAGGTCAACCATACAAGGCTCTTCTGTGGGTTGAAGGTGGATATTTGGCTGCATTAGTGGAAATGGGAGATGGAATGGTCCTGAAATTAGAAAATGGAAGACTGACATATGCAAATCCCATCCAGAACATTGCCCCAATTTTGGATATGTCAGTTGTTGACAAGCATGATGAGAAACAAGACCAAATGTTTGCATGCTGTGGAATGGCACCTGAAGGGTCTTTAAGGATTATTCGAAATGGTATCAGTGTAGAAAATTTGTTGAGGACGTCTCCAATTTACCAAGGTATAACGAGTATATGGACCATTAAAATGAAACTAAGCGATGCTTATCATTCATATTTGGTACTGTCATTTGTTGAAGAGACCCGAGTTCTATCAGTTGGCTTGAGTTTTATTGATGTCACTGATTCAGTTGGTTTCCAGTCTGACACCTGTACTTTGGCATGTGGTCTTTTAGATGATGGTTTATTGgttcaaatatatcaaaatgcAGTAAGGGTATGTTTACCCACCAAGATCGCCCATTCTGAAGGCATTGAATTATCTTCTCCAGCATGCACATCTTGGTTTCCAGATAATATTGGTATAAGCTTGGGAGCAGTTGGACATAATGTGATTGTTGTTTCCACTTCTAACCCTTGCTTCTTATTTATCCTTGGAGTTCGAAAGGTTTCTGGATATGACTATCAAATATATGAAAAGCAATACTTGAGATTGCAGAATGAATTGTCATGCATTTCAATTCCGGAAAAACATTTTGCTAAAAGAGAATCAAATTTTCCTATGAACTCAGTTGAAAATAGCATTATGTCTGCCCTTCTGAATGAGGTGAGTTGTGATACTATTATTGTTATAGGCACCCATAGGCCTTCCGTGGAGATTTTATCTTTTGTTCCCTCTATAGGTCTTACAGTCCTTGCTTCAGGAACTATTTCATTGATGAATATATTAGGGAATGCTGTTAGTGGATGCATTCCCCAAGATGTAAGACTTGTTTTAGTTGACAGGTTTTATATTCTTACGGGGCTCAGGAATGGAATGTTGCTTCGTTTTGAGTGGCCTCATACTACTATGATGAACTCATCTGATATACCTCACACTGCTGTTCCCTTTTTATTGTCTTGTTCCGATTCTTTCAGCAAGGAATTTCATAATGCTGATATATTGGAGAAGCACGAGGATGAAATTCCTTCTAGTCTTCAATTGATTGCTATTCGTCGTATAGGGATCACTCCTGTTTTTCTGGTTCCTTTGACGGATAGGCTGGATTCGGATATAATTGCTCTAAGTGATAGGCCATGGTTATTACATAGTGCTAGACACAGTCTTTCATATACTTCCATATCATTTCAACCGTCAACACATGTAACTCCTGTGTGTTCTGCTGACTGCCCTAGTGGACTACTATTTGTTGCGGAAAGCAGTCTACATTTG GTAGAGATGGTGCATACCAAGAGACTGAATGTGCAGAAATTTCACCTTGGGGGCACCCCAAGGAAGGTCCTATATCACAGTGAGAGCAAATTACTGCTTGTGATGAGGACTCAATTGATTAATGATACATCGTCATCTGACATATGCTGTGTAGACCCTCTTAGTGGGTCAATTTTATCATCTTACAAGCTTGAAATTGGAGAGACAGGAAAATCCATGGAGTTGGTGAGGAATGGAAACGAACAAGTTCTCGTGGTTGGAACAAGCTTGTCTTCTGGTCCTGCCATAATGCCCAGTGGTGAAGCTGAAAG TACCAAGGGTCGGATGATTGTCTTCTGCCTTGAACACGTTCAAAACTCAGATACTGGCTCAATGACTTTTTGTTCAAAGGCAGGATTGTCATCTCTACAAGCCTCACCATTTCGTGAAATTGTTGGATATGCTACAGAACAGTTATCAAGCAGTAGTCTTTGTAGCAGTCCAGATGATGCAAGCTCTGATGGTATAAAACTTGAGGAAACAGAAGCATGGCACTTACGGGTGGTTTATTCAACTTCATTGCCAGGAATGGTTCTTGCTATCTGCCCTTATCTTGATCGATATTTCTTGGCATCTGCTGGTAATGCT TTTTATGTATGTGGTTTCCCAAGTGATAGTTTCCAAAGAGTGAAAAGGTTTGCAGTTGGGAGGACACGTTTTATGATAACATCTCTTACGGCTCATGTTAATAGAATTGCTGTCGGCGATTGTCGTGATGGTATTCTATTTTTCTCTTATCAAGAG GATGCTAAAAAGCTGGAGCAAATTTACTCTGATCCTTCACAGAGGCTAGTTGCTGATTGTACTCTTTTGGATGTTGACACTGCTGTTGTTTCAGATCGTAAGGGAAGCATTGCTATCTTATCATGTTCTGATCGTTTAGAAG ATAATGCAAGTCCGGAATGCAACTTAACGCTGAACTGTGCTTATTACATGGGTGAAATTGCTATGACCTTGAGGAAA GGATCTTTTTCATACAAACTTCCAGCTGATGATTTGTTGAGAGGTTGTGCTGGCCCTGGCTCTGATTTTGACTCATCACACAACACTATTATTGCCAGTACACTATTAGGGAGCATTGTAATCTTCACTCCTTTATCGAG GGATGAGTACGAACTTTTGGAAGCTGTCCAGGCTAAACTTGCAGTTCATCCACTAACTTCCCCAATTTTGGGGAATGATCATTATGAGTATCGTAGCCGTGAAAATCCT ATTGGAGTACCAAAGATACTTGATGGTGATATCCTAACTCAGTTCTTGGAACTTACAAGCATGCAACAAGAGTTGGTATTATCGTCATCTGTTGGCCCACTAAGTGCAGTTAAACCGAGCTCAAAGTCGATGCCGGCATCTATCCCCATCAATCAGGTTGTGCAGCTGCTTGAAAGAATTCACTATGCACTCAATTag